In the Parasteatoda tepidariorum isolate YZ-2023 chromosome 3, CAS_Ptep_4.0, whole genome shotgun sequence genome, one interval contains:
- the LOC107438414 gene encoding zinc transporter ZIP1, whose amino-acid sequence METDILVARVVCLFLLLIGTLIFGILPVFVKKTLFQCDCVGLVCKPNCRARRGKIVTSFLIYFGGGVLLGTTFLHLLPEAREGFEKEEEAINCTAEFLNPKPTEPTKGDDHDHEKFPIPEFIVCIGFFAVYLFEEIIHFYLGGHTHVPSENRAIRSFSRSNSCSQPGSLENSMRSKRASTISEKAAVDVMQHSNLGQTFSLAALLTVAALSFHSLFEGFAIGLRPDATSTWIVFAAISVHKYVISFVVGLEVLATGGKNMHVYTYMSVFALMSPLGMAIAMITESNLEESNPLTVSVLNAIATGTLLYVTFFEILQREEHKDIATWVQLIATLTGFVVMAIMQYVSTLA is encoded by the coding sequence ATGGAAACTGACATTTTAGTTGCCAGAGTtgtctgtttatttttactcttaattgGAACACTTATATTTGGAATATTAcctgtttttgtgaaaaagacCTTGTTCCAATGTGATTGCGTTGGATTAGTCTGCAAGCCAAATTGCCGTGCCCGAAGGGGTAAGATTGTGACAtcctttcttatttattttggagGTGGTGTCCTTCTTGGAACTACTTTCTTGCACCTTTTGCCTGAAGCACGAGAGGGTTTCGAAAAAGAAGAAGAGGCCATTAATTGCACTGCTGAGTTCCTGAATCCGAAACCAACAGAACCAACAAAAGGCGACGATCATGACCACGAAAAGTTCCCAATCCCGGAATTCATTGTTTGTATTGGTTTCTTCGCAGTTTATCTATTCGAAGAAATCATTCACTTCTACCTCGGTGGACACACCCACGTTCCCAGCGAAAACAGGGCCATCCGATCATTTTCCCGTTCCAATTCCTGCTCACAACCAGGATCTCTCGAAAACAGCATGCGCTCTAAGAGAGCATCAACGATATCAGAAAAAGCAGCTGTCGATGTTATGCAGCACTCTAACCTTGGACAAACCTTCTCCCTTGCAGCTCTGCTGACCGTTGCAGCTTTGTCTTTCCATTCTTTGTTCGAAGGATTCGCAATAGGACTACGACCAGATGCCACGAGCACTTGGATTGTTTTTGCCGCCATCTCCGTCCACAAATACGTGATTTCTTTTGTTGTGGGACTCGAAGTCCTTGCAACAGGTGGTAAGAACATGCATGTGTACACATACATGAGTGTCTTTGCTTTAATGTCTCCTCTCGGAATGGCCATAGCCATGATCACAGAAAGCAACCTGGAAGAAAGCAATCCTCTGACCGTAAGTGTTCTGAATGCCATTGCTACAGGAACACTTCTATATgtcacattttttgaaattctgcaACGAGAAGAGCACAAGGATATTGCAACTTGGGTGCAGTTAATAGCAACGCTAACAGGGTTTGTTGTCATGGCAATCATGCAATATGTAAGCACTCTTGCATGA